The following are encoded together in the Ovis aries strain OAR_USU_Benz2616 breed Rambouillet chromosome 15, ARS-UI_Ramb_v3.0, whole genome shotgun sequence genome:
- the LOC114112477 gene encoding LOW QUALITY PROTEIN: olfactory receptor 9G4-like (The sequence of the model RefSeq protein was modified relative to this genomic sequence to represent the inferred CDS: inserted 1 base in 1 codon) — MDVGNRTILTEFILLGLSTDPQWQLILFGIFLTVFGYLVRNMTLVILIRIDSHLHTPMYFFIGNLSFLDFWYTSVYTPRILATCVSEDKRLSLAECGAQLFFSCVVAYTECFLLAAMAYDRHMAICNPLLYSSSMSPSLCTRLVAGSYIGGFLNAIAHTANTFCLSFCGKNIIDHFFCDAPPLVKMSCTDTKVYEEVLLGFVGFTVLLSILVIIISYFHILLAILRIRTASGRRKAFSTCASHVVSVXLFYGSLLFMHSRPSSAYSLKRDKTAALFYTVINPLLNPLIYSVRNKDVKEAFWKAAKTIRPQR; from the exons ATGGATGTTGGAAATCGCACCATCCTGACTGAATTCATCTTACTGGGTCTCTCAACAGACCCCCAGTGGCAACTAATACTATTTGGGATATTTCTGACTGTATTTGGTTACCTTGTCAGGAACATGACCCTGGTTATCTTAATCCGTATTGATTCCCACCTGCACACACCTATGTATTTTTTCATTGGCAATCTGTCTTTCTTGGATTTCTGGTACACCTCTGTGTACACTCCCAGAATCCTGGCGACTTGTGTCTCAGAAGATAAGCGCCTTTCCCTGGCTGAATGTGGAGCCCAGCTATTCTTTTCTTGCGTTGTAGCCTACACTGAGTGCTTTCTCCTAGCAGCCATGGCGTACGACCGCCACATGGCAATCTGTAACCCGCTACTTTATTCGAGTTCTATGTCCCCTTCTCTCTGTACCAGACTTGTTGCTGGCTCCTATATAGGAGGCTTCTTGAATGCCATAGCCCATACTGCCAACACTTTTTGCCTGAGTTTCTGTGGCAAAAATATCATCGACCACTTCTTCTGTGATGCACCACCACTGGTGAAGATGTCGTGTACAGACACCAAGGTCTATGAGGAGGTCCTCCTGGGTTTTGTGGGTTTCACAGTCCTCTTGAGCATTCTTGTCATCATCATTTCCTATTTCCACATCCTTCTCGCTATTCTGAGGATCCGCACGGCTTCGGGAAGGCGcaaggccttctccacctgcgCCTCACACGTGGTCTCCG CACTCTTCTATGGATCCTTGCTCTTCATGCACTCAAGGCCAAGTTCCGCCTACTCCCTGAAGAGAGACAAAACGGCTGCCCTGTTCTACACTGTGATCAACCCACTGCTCAACCCTCTCATCTATAGCGTGAGAAACAAAGACGTCAAAGAGGCCTTCTGGAAAGCAGCAAAGACCATAAGACCTCAGAGATGA